The Mycolicibacterium mucogenicum DSM 44124 genomic sequence CCGGGCTCGCGGGTGGTGACCCTCGGCAGCATCGCGCACCGCATCCTCGGGAAGATCGACTTCACCGACCTGCAGTGGGAGAAACGCCGCTACAACCGGGTCGCCGCCTACGGTCAGTCGAAGCTGGCCAACCTGATGTTCGCCTATGAGCTGCAACGCCGGCTCGTGGCCACGAACGCCGAAACCATCTCGGTCGCGGCCCATCCGGGCATCTCCAACACCGAGCTGATGCGCCACATCCCCGGCTCGAGCCTGCCCGGCTTCAACCAGATCAGCGGACTGGTCGCCAATAGCCCCGAGGTCGGCGCGCTGGCCACGCTGCGGGCTGCCGTCGACCCCGACGCGCGGGGCGGCGAGTATTACGGCCCGTCCGGTATCCGGCAGCTGGTCGGCCACCCGGTGCTGGTGCAGTCGAGTGCCCAGTCTCACGACGCCGGCATCCAGCGGCGGTTGTGGACGGTGTCCGAAGAGCTCACCGGCGTCACCTTCACCATCTAGCGCGATGCGGACCGTCGAGGAACATCAGCAGGTCGTCGCCGGGTTGATCAGCACCCGGCCGGCCGTCGCCGTACCGCTCGCCGACGCCCTCGGGCTCGCGCTTGCCGAGGACGTGGTGGCGCCGCTGTCGCTGCCCGGTTTCGACAACTCGGCGATGGACGGTTACGCCGTCCTGGCCGCCGACGTGGCCACCGCCTCCGCCGACAACCCGGTGAAACTGCCTGTCGCCGAAGATATTCCGGCCGGCCGCACCGACCTGCTGACCTTGGCGCCCGGCACCGCGCACCGCATCATGACCGGCGCCATGCTGCCGGCCGGGGCCACCGCGGTGGTCCAGGTCGAGGCCACCGACGGGGCGACCGACGTCGTGTCGATCTACTCGGCGGTCCCCGAAGGCCGAAGCATCCGCCGCGCCGGCGAGGACGTCACCGCCGGGATGACGGTGTTGCCCGCCGGCGAGGTGCTGTCGCCCGCGGCCCTGGGCCTGGCCGCCGCCCTGGGCCTGGCTGAGCTGAAAGTGATTCCGCGGCAACGGGTCCTGGTGCTGTCCACCGGAACGGAGCTGGTCAAACCGGGCACACCGCTGCAGCCGGGCCAGATCTACGAGTCCAACGCCGTGATGCTGGCCGCCGCGCTGCGTGACGCCGGCGCCGACGTCACGACCGCACCGGCGACCTCCGATGACGTCGCGCTGTTCCGGGAGACCCTGGCCGGTCACGCCAGAGACGTCGACCTGATCGTCACCACCGGCGGCGTCAGCGCCGGCGCCTACGAGGTGGTGAAGGACGCCCTCTCCCGAGAAGTCGAGTTCGTGAAGGTCGCCATGCAGCCCGGCATGCCGCAGGGCGCCGGCACTGTCAACGGGACACCGATCATCACGCTGCCGGGCAACCCGGTCTCGGCGCTGGTGTCGTTCGAGGTGTTCATCCGGCCGCCGCTGCGCGCCGCGATGGGGCTGCCATCCGAGAGGCCGCGCCGCTCGGCGACCCTCACCGAGAAGCTGACCTCCCCCGCCGGGAAACGCCAGTTCCGCCGCGGCGTGCTCGGCACCGATGAGCAGGTGAGCAGCTACGGACCGCCGGCGTCGCACCACCTGCGGTGGCTGGCGACGGCAAACTGCCTGCTGGACATCGGCGAGGACGTGATCGAATTAGCGGCTGGATCGCCCGTGCCCGTCTGGGATCTCAGTTAGAGGCCCCCGCAAACCGTAGAATCGAGTCCCCATGGCCAGACCTGCGCGTCCCCCAGCTGACACTCCAGAGTCCGAACTGTCACGTTTCGTCGACCTGGTCCGCTCCACCGTTCCCCCGATCCACCCGGCCGGGCTGCCGTTCGTCGGCGGTGCCCTCGGTGTCGCCGCCATCGGCCACCGCAAGCGCTGGGTCCGGGCGGCCGGTCTCACCGCGGCCGCCGCGTGCGCCGGGTTCTTCCGGCATCCGCCGCGGACACCACCGAGCCGGCCCGGCGTCGTCGTCGCGCCGGCCGACGGCCAGGTGACGCTGATCGACGAGGCCGTCCCGCCCGCCGAGCTGAACCTGTCCGACGAGCCGCTGCCGCGGATCAGCATCTTCCTGTCCCTGTTCGACGCGCATGTGCAGCGCGCGCCGGTGGCCGGTGAGGTGATCACCGTCAAGCACAAGCCGGGCCAGTTCCTGTCCGCCGACAAGGCCGAGGCCAGCGAGGACAACGAGCGCAACAGCATCTGGCTGCGCACCGCCGACGGCCATGACGTCGTCGCGGTGCAGCTCGCCGGTCTGCTGGCCCGCCGCATCGTGTGCAACACGCACCCGGGTGCGCACCTGGCGCTCGGCGAGACGTACGGCCTGATCCGGTTCGGCTCCCGCCTGGACACCTACCTGCCCAAGGGCTCGGTGATCGAAGTCGAGATCGGGCAGCGCGCCATCGGCGGCGAGACCGTGCTGGCAGAACTCCCGACCACCGGATCGCCGGCATGAAACCCCGGATCAAGACTCCGCAGGTGAGCCTGCGGAAGCTGGTCCCCAGCGCCCTGACGGTCGCGGCCATCTGCCTGGGTCTGACGGCGGTCAAGTACGCGCTCGACCACCGGCCCACCGAGGCCATGGCGCTGCTGGCCGGTGCCGCGATCCTCGACGCGCTCGACGGCCGCGCGGCCCGCATGCTCAACGCCACGTCCAAGATGGGCGCCGAGATCGACTCGCTGGCCGACGCCGTGAACTTCGGTGTGGCACCGGCGTTCATCGTGTACGCGACGCTGCTGGAGCACAACACCTCGCCGCTGGCCTGGATCGTGGTGCTGCTGTACGCGGTGTGCATCGTGCTGCGCCTGGCCCGCTTCAACGCCATGCTCGACGTGGAGGGCCCGGCGTTCGAGAAGGAGTTCTTCACCGGTATGCCGGCCCCGGCCGGCGCGATCGGCGCCATCGGCCCACTGGCGGCCAAGATGCAGTTCCCCGGCCCGTGGTGGGATTCGCACTGGGGTCAGGTGTTCATCTGCATCTGGCTGATCGGTGTCTCGCTGCTGGTGGTCAGCACCGTGCCGATGCGCAAGGTGCACACCTTCGCCATCCCGCCGAACATGGCGTTGCCGCTGTTGGCGCTGCTGGCCATCCTGGTGGCCGCGTCGGTGATGTACGGCTACATCGTGATCCTGGTGATCATCGTCGCCTACGTGCTGCACATCCCGTTCGCCATCCGGACCAAGGCCTGGCTGCGTGCGCACCCCGAAGTCTGGGATGACAAACCCAAGGAACAGCGACAGGCACGCCGCGCCATCCGTCGTGCGCAGCCGCGTCGCACCGACCGCGGACAGCGCCGGTCCACGGCCCGACTGCGGTTGCGTAGGCCGGGTCCGCGTCGATGACGCAGGGCGTGCGGGACGCGGCGTCACCTGAACCCCCACCGGGCCAATTGCGGCTCACCGCACGGCTCAACACCTCTGCACTCGACGCCCGTCGCGGCGTGGTGATGCTGCACCCGGAAGCGATTGCCGCCCTGGGCATCCGCGAGTGGGACGCGGTGTCGCTGACCGGCACGCGCACCACCTGCGCGGTGGTCGGCGTGGCCGCCGCCGGGACGCCCCCGGGCACGGCACTGCTCGACGACGTGACGCTGTCCAATGCCGGCATCCGGGCCGACGCGCCGGTGCTGGTGTGTCCCGCGACGGTGTACGGCGCCCGCTCCGTGACCGTCAGCGGTTCGCGGCTGGCCAGCAGCTCGATATCGCCGGCGACGTTGCGAATGGCATTGCTGGGCAAGGTGATGACGGTCGGCGACACGGTGTCGCTGCTGCCGCGCGATCTCGGGCCGGGCACCTCGACGTCCGCGGCGACCGCGGCGCTGGCCACCCAGGTCGGCATCACCTGGACCTCGGAACTGCTCACCGTGACGGGCGTCGACCCCGCCGGCCCGGTCAGTGTGCAACCGAATTCGGTGGTCAGCTGGAGCGACGCGACCGTCGTCGCGGCCACCGCAGCCGCACAGCCGGTGATCTCCCCCGCCGAAACCGTTGATGCCCAAGCTTTTTCGATCGACGATCTCAAGGGCATGACCGCCCAGGTGACCCGCCTGACCGAGTGGCTCAAGCTGGCCCTGGACGAGCCCAAGTTGCTCGAAACGTTGGGCGCCACTGCCAATCTGGGCGTCCTGGTGACCGGGCCCGCGGGCGTCGGGAAGGCCGCCATGGTGCGCACGGTGTGCGCATCGCGTCGACTTGTCGAGCTCGACGGGCCGGAGGTCGGGGCGCTGCGTGCGGAGGACCGGCTGGCCGGTGTCGCGGCTGCGGTGAGTTCAGTGCGCGACGGCGGTGGCGTCCTGCTCATCACCGACATCGACGCACTGCTGCCCGCCGTCGCCGAGCCCGTGGCCACGCTGATCCTGACCGAGCTCCGCAAGGCCGTCGCCAGCCGCGGTGTGGCATTCATCGCGACATCGGCTGTGCCCGACGGTGTGGACGCGCGCCTGCGCGCGCCCGATCTCTGCGACCGCGAGCTGGGACTCACCCTGCCCGACGCGGCCACCCGCAAGGCGCTGCTGGAGGTCCTGCTGCGGTCGGTTCCCGCCAAGGAGCTCAATCTCGATGAGATCGCCCAGCGCACACCGGGATTCGTCGTCGCCGATCTGGCGGCCCTGGTGCGTGAGGCCGCGCTGCGGGCGGCCGCCCGAGCCAGCGCCGACGGTGCCGAACCGGCGCTGACCCAGGATGATCTGACCGGTGCACTGTCGGTGATCCGGCCGCTGTCGCGGTCGGCGACCGAGGAGGTCGCGGTCGGGTCGGTGACCCTCGACGACGTCGGCGACATGGTGGCGACGAAACAGGCGCTGACCGAAGCGGTCCTGTGGCCGCTGCAGCACCCGGACACCTTCGAGCGGTTGGGCGTGGAACCGCCGCGCGGGGTGCTGCTCTACGGGCCGCCCGGCTGCGGCAAGACGTTCCTGGTGCGGGCATTGGCCAGCTCGGGCCGGTTGTCGGTGCATGCCGTCAAGGGCGCCGAGTTGATGGACAAATGGGTCGGCTCGTCGGAGCGTGCGGTGCGCGAATTGTTCCAGCGCGCACGCGATTCCGCGCCGTCACTGGTGTTCCTTGACGAGATGGACGCGCTGGCGCCGCGCCGCGGGCAGAGCTTCGATTCCGGCGTCACCGACCGCGTGGTGGCCGCATTGCTCACCGAGCTGGACGGCATCAACCCGCTGCGCGACGTCGTGGTGGTGGGTGCCACCAACCGGCCGGATCTGATCGATCCCGCGCTGCTGAGACCGGGCCGACTGGAGAAGCTGGTGTTCGTCGAGCCGCCCGACGCCGACGCCCGTCGCGACATCCTGCGTACCGCAAGCAAATCCATCCCCCTGACGCCCGAGGTCGACCTCGGCGAGCTGGCGGGTGAGCTCGACGGCTACAGCGCCGCCGATTGCGTCGCCCTGCTGCGCGAGGCGGCGCTGACCGCGATGCGCCGGTCCATCGACGCCGCCGATGTCACCGCGGCCGACGTGGCCAAGGCCCGTGAGACGGTGCGGCCGTCACTGGATCCCGTTCAGGTGCAATCACTTCGGGAGTTCGCCGAGGGCCACTAGGACCCTGCCAGACCCACGACGGCACGCATCGCGGCCCGGACGCGGCGTTCCAGCTCACCGGGGTCGGTGCTGTCGAACTTGCCGTCCAGGAACAGGAACGCCAGGCCGTGCACCAGCGCCCAGACGGCGTCGCTCAACGCGTCGGCATCCGCATCCGGGAACACGCGGGCGACGTTCGCGCGGAGGTAGGCCGAGATCGCCGCGACGGCGTCGGCCCGCTCGGGGCTGCCGGCATCGCCCTGCTCGCTGAACATCGCCCGGAAGAGGGCGGGACGCCGCAGCGCGAACTGGACGTAGGCGATGGCGACGTCGGCGATCTCGTCGGCCGTCGACGGTGACGGGCTGACGGCCACGAGGTCCTGAGCCAGTTCGCGATAACCGACGGCCGCGACGGCGGACATCAGCGCGTCACGGTCCTGGTAATGCCGGTAGGGGGCGGCCGCGGTGACCCCGGCGTGCCGGGCGACGGCGCGCATCGACAACGCCGCGGCGCCCTCCTCTTCCAGCAACGCCAGCGCCGACTGCACCAGCGCGGTCCGCAGATCGCCGTGGTGGTACGTCACTTTCGACGTCATCATGCGTCCCGTCTCACAAATGTTGACACTGTTTACATTGCCCCATATAAATGTGAGCAGCGTTTACATCATATCGACCGAAGGCAGCCGACCACCGATGAACCAGCCTGTACCCCACCACCACGTCGCGATCGTGGGCACCGGCCCAGGGGCCCTCGCGGCGGTGGTTCGGCTGCATCAGGCCGCGGTCGACGACGTCGTTCTGGTCGAACACGACATCGACGACGCGATGGCATTGCACTGGCAGACCGGCCGGCAACGCTGGCACATCACGACCGCGAGCGGCGAACAGACGGCAACCCACGTCGTCGTCGACACCGACGCTCTGGCGGACCGAGTGTTCGGCACCGAGGGCGTTTCCATGGCCGAGAGCTGGGACGGCGAGCCCGGCGCCTATCTGGGGACATCCGTCCACGGCTTCCCGAACTGCTACCTGGTGCACGGCCCTGACATCGGCCTGCGCCACAACTCGGTCGAACAGATGCGGGAGTCGCAGGCGGACTACGTCGCCGCGGCAGTGTCCTACGCCCGCGACTTCGGCTTCGCCGCGGTCGAACCGACCCCCGCGGCCCAACAGAACTATGCCGGCTTCCGGCCGCGCGGCACTGCCGATTTCCGCCGTCGAACCAACCGCTTCACCCCGAGGGATCATCTGGTCCAGCGGCCGGCGCGCGAGCCGGTCGCCGTCAGCGCGGCGGTTCGCCCCGCCACCGAAAACTGTTGACGTACTTGCCCATATCCGCGGCCAGCTCCAGGCTGGCCCCGGTCGGCGGGCCGGATCCGGGACCGAATTCGCTGAACGGTCCGGCCGCGGCGGCGACCAATGCGAGGTCGTCCTTCACGGCCACCATGACCAGGATGCG encodes the following:
- a CDS encoding SDR family NAD(P)-dependent oxidoreductase, with product MTTKWTANDVPDQTGRVAIVTGSNTGLGYETARVLAGKGARVVMAVRDTAKGDDAAVRLRASTPNADVVVQKLDLGSLASVRAAADDLRAAYPRIDLLINNAGVMYPPKQTTADGFELQFGTNHLGAFALTGLLIENLLSVPGSRVVTLGSIAHRILGKIDFTDLQWEKRRYNRVAAYGQSKLANLMFAYELQRRLVATNAETISVAAHPGISNTELMRHIPGSSLPGFNQISGLVANSPEVGALATLRAAVDPDARGGEYYGPSGIRQLVGHPVLVQSSAQSHDAGIQRRLWTVSEELTGVTFTI
- a CDS encoding AAA family ATPase; this translates as MTQGVRDAASPEPPPGQLRLTARLNTSALDARRGVVMLHPEAIAALGIREWDAVSLTGTRTTCAVVGVAAAGTPPGTALLDDVTLSNAGIRADAPVLVCPATVYGARSVTVSGSRLASSSISPATLRMALLGKVMTVGDTVSLLPRDLGPGTSTSAATAALATQVGITWTSELLTVTGVDPAGPVSVQPNSVVSWSDATVVAATAAAQPVISPAETVDAQAFSIDDLKGMTAQVTRLTEWLKLALDEPKLLETLGATANLGVLVTGPAGVGKAAMVRTVCASRRLVELDGPEVGALRAEDRLAGVAAAVSSVRDGGGVLLITDIDALLPAVAEPVATLILTELRKAVASRGVAFIATSAVPDGVDARLRAPDLCDRELGLTLPDAATRKALLEVLLRSVPAKELNLDEIAQRTPGFVVADLAALVREAALRAAARASADGAEPALTQDDLTGALSVIRPLSRSATEEVAVGSVTLDDVGDMVATKQALTEAVLWPLQHPDTFERLGVEPPRGVLLYGPPGCGKTFLVRALASSGRLSVHAVKGAELMDKWVGSSERAVRELFQRARDSAPSLVFLDEMDALAPRRGQSFDSGVTDRVVAALLTELDGINPLRDVVVVGATNRPDLIDPALLRPGRLEKLVFVEPPDADARRDILRTASKSIPLTPEVDLGELAGELDGYSAADCVALLREAALTAMRRSIDAADVTAADVAKARETVRPSLDPVQVQSLREFAEGH
- a CDS encoding phosphatidylserine decarboxylase, producing MARPARPPADTPESELSRFVDLVRSTVPPIHPAGLPFVGGALGVAAIGHRKRWVRAAGLTAAAACAGFFRHPPRTPPSRPGVVVAPADGQVTLIDEAVPPAELNLSDEPLPRISIFLSLFDAHVQRAPVAGEVITVKHKPGQFLSADKAEASEDNERNSIWLRTADGHDVVAVQLAGLLARRIVCNTHPGAHLALGETYGLIRFGSRLDTYLPKGSVIEVEIGQRAIGGETVLAELPTTGSPA
- a CDS encoding TetR/AcrR family transcriptional regulator; the encoded protein is MMTSKVTYHHGDLRTALVQSALALLEEEGAAALSMRAVARHAGVTAAAPYRHYQDRDALMSAVAAVGYRELAQDLVAVSPSPSTADEIADVAIAYVQFALRRPALFRAMFSEQGDAGSPERADAVAAISAYLRANVARVFPDADADALSDAVWALVHGLAFLFLDGKFDSTDPGELERRVRAAMRAVVGLAGS
- the glp gene encoding gephyrin-like molybdotransferase Glp, with the translated sequence MRTVEEHQQVVAGLISTRPAVAVPLADALGLALAEDVVAPLSLPGFDNSAMDGYAVLAADVATASADNPVKLPVAEDIPAGRTDLLTLAPGTAHRIMTGAMLPAGATAVVQVEATDGATDVVSIYSAVPEGRSIRRAGEDVTAGMTVLPAGEVLSPAALGLAAALGLAELKVIPRQRVLVLSTGTELVKPGTPLQPGQIYESNAVMLAAALRDAGADVTTAPATSDDVALFRETLAGHARDVDLIVTTGGVSAGAYEVVKDALSREVEFVKVAMQPGMPQGAGTVNGTPIITLPGNPVSALVSFEVFIRPPLRAAMGLPSERPRRSATLTEKLTSPAGKRQFRRGVLGTDEQVSSYGPPASHHLRWLATANCLLDIGEDVIELAAGSPVPVWDLS
- the pssA gene encoding CDP-diacylglycerol--serine O-phosphatidyltransferase, producing MKPRIKTPQVSLRKLVPSALTVAAICLGLTAVKYALDHRPTEAMALLAGAAILDALDGRAARMLNATSKMGAEIDSLADAVNFGVAPAFIVYATLLEHNTSPLAWIVVLLYAVCIVLRLARFNAMLDVEGPAFEKEFFTGMPAPAGAIGAIGPLAAKMQFPGPWWDSHWGQVFICIWLIGVSLLVVSTVPMRKVHTFAIPPNMALPLLALLAILVAASVMYGYIVILVIIVAYVLHIPFAIRTKAWLRAHPEVWDDKPKEQRQARRAIRRAQPRRTDRGQRRSTARLRLRRPGPRR